CCGCCCGATCATGGAGGACTGGAAAAGCTCATGCTCGTTCACCGACGCGCCGGGCGCGCGCTTCGAGACTTCGGGTCCGCCGGAGAAGTGGCTCGCGGTCGCCATAGAGAAGGCCAGGCCCCCCATCCGCTCCATCGTGACCGACATCGCCGACGAGGAGACTACCACCAGCTTCGTGATAACGAAGCAGGTGATAGACGACGCGCCGCTGGGCAGCGTGGAGGTCGAGGGCACAGGCGTCGTAACGATAACCCCCGGCGGCTGATCGCCGCCGGCTCACCGATGCAGAATTGAAAAGCGGCCCGCGAGGGCCGCTTTCCTGTTTCCGGCACAATCCTCAAACCGGTCATGCGATGTCGATCTTTACCTCCTTGGGCTTCGCCTCCTCCTTCTTGGGGATCTGCATCTCCAGAACCCCGTCCCTCATTGAGGCCTTTATCCTGTCCGACTCCACAGTCGGCGGCAGCGTGAAGGAGCGCGAGAACGCGCCGTAGCTCCGCTCGATCCTGTAATAGTTCTCCTTCTTCGTCTCCTCGCTGAACCTGCGCTCACCCTTGATCGTGAGGACCCCGTCCTCCACGTTTATCTTCACGTCCTCCTTGCGCATGCCGGGGAGCTCCGCGGTGAGCCTCACCGCCTCCTTGTCCTCGCAGATGTCCACTGCAGGGGCCCACGCCGATATCTCGCCCTTCTCCCTGCTTCCGCGGGGGCCGAACCCCCTGAATACCCTGTTGATCTCGTCCTGCAGGTCCCACAGATCGCCCAGCGGCGACCACAGCTGCATCTTCGTCATGTCGATCCCTCCTTTTCCCGCCCGTCCGGGCGGCCTGTGAATTCTCAACAAATTCGATTCCCTGCGATCCGGACCGCCATCGATTCCAGAGGCCATATGGGGCCGCCCGCCCGGGCAGTCAAGGGGGTGCGGGAATTTTCTCTGCGGGCATCGATGCGGCCCGCCATGATTTGAAGATATCAACTCAGGGATGACGCGATCTAGGAGAATTTCTTGAGCAGCTTTTCGGCCAGGCGCCTGCCGAGGTCGCCCGCCCCGTCGATCTTGCCGCTCTCCTTTTCCATGACGAATTTCGCGGCGTCGGCGGTCGCGATGAATCCCACGATCGCAAGGCCCGAGGGGACGACCTCGGCGCTGGCGGCATAGACGGCTCCGTCCTGCCGGTCCATGGCCTTGAGGAACGCGCGCTCGGCCTTCACGGTCACGCCGGAGGCGGGGTGATGGCACGCCCTGGTGACGAGGCCGATGAGCTCGCGGCGGTCGCTCCTCACCTCGACCGCGAGCGCGCCCTGGCCGATCGCGGGCACGAGCCTGTCGGCCGGCAGATGCTCGCATATCACATTATCGATCCCGAGCCTCGCGAGCTCGGCGGAGGACATGATGACCCCGTCCACCACCCCCTCGCCGACCGCGCGCAGATTGGCCTCCGGGTCGCTGATCACGGGCACGATCTCGAATCCCCTCGCCATGCGGATGAGCTGCGGGGCCCTCACCGCGCCCGAGGCGCCGATGCGCGCCCCCGCGCCGAGGGCGGAGAGCTTCTTGGCCTTGCCGGAGACGAACGCATCGCGGGGGTCGAGGCGCTGAGGGACAGCCGCGATCGAGACGTTGGCGGGCAGGACCGCGGCCACATGGCTCATGTCGTGGACCGCGAGGTCGATCTCGCCCCTCTGGAGCGCCTCGTCGAGATCCCTGGTGAACATCTCCCCGCCGCGCTGGCCCGCGAGCCCCACGTCCAGCGAGTCGCCGATCGCGGATATCGGTCTGAGTTCCGCACCGGCGCCGGCCGCCTCGAGGAGCCCGGCCACCGACTTGGCGCAGACGAGGGATGCCTTCGCGGACCTTGTGCCGATCGTTATCTTCATCGGTTCATCTGCCCGCCTCGGCCACTATCCCCTCGAGGAGCCGAACCGCGCGCGGCGAGAGGCGCTGCATGGACTCGAGCACCTCGGCGTGCGACATCTCCCCCTCGTGCAGATCGGCCGCGGGGTTGGCGATGCACGAGAACGAGAGCACCCGCAACCCCAGGAAATTCGAGGCGATCACCTCGGGCACGGTCGACATGCCGATCGCGTCCGCCCCCATCCTGCGGAAGGCCGCTATCTCCGCTTTGGTCTCGTAGCTCGGGCCCATCACGGCCAGATACACCCCTTCCCTCAGCTTCATCCTGATCCGCCTGGCCTCCCTCAGCGCGATATCGCGGAGCGCGGGGTCGTAGGCCCGGTTCATGCTCGTGAACTGGTCATGCCTGCGCTGGACCGCGATCCCAACGAGGGGATTGATCCCCATCATGTTGATGTGGTCGCGGACGATCATGAGGTCGCCCGCCCTGAACTTTCTGTTCACCCCCCCTGCCGCGTTCGTGGTGATGAGGATGCGGGCGCCGAGGTTCGTGAGCACGAAGTACGGGAACACCACCGACTGTGGGGAGTGCCCCTCGTAGCAGTGGAAGCGGCCCGACACCGCGACCATCGGGACCCCCTTCATCCTGCCGAAGACGAGCCTCCCCTCGTGGCCCTCGGCCATGGCCCGGGGGAAGTGGGGAATCTCCGACGACGATATCGAGGAGGTCCCCTCCATGTCCCCGACAAAGGATCCGAGCCCCGCCGAGAGCACGACCACGACCCTGGGGGACATGCTCGCCCTGCCGCGCAGCCAGGCTGCCGCCTCCTCCACCCTGGAAAAATACGATTCCGTATCCATTTTATTTTCCTCTGACTATGGTCGCCCCGGCCGAGGTGCCTATCCTCGTGGCCCCCGCCTCTATCATCGCCAGGGCCTGCTCCCGCGTGCGGATGCCGCCGCTGGCCTTGATGCCTAGCTTGCCCCCCACCGCCTCCCTCATCGTGCGGACGTCCTCAATGCTCGCGCCTCGCGACCCGAATCCGGTGGAGGTCTTCACGAACGAGGCGCCGGCCGCAAGCGCTATGAGGCATGCGCGGACGATCCCCTCCCTGTCGAGGAGGCAGGTCTCGAGGATCACCTTGACCGTCCGGCCTTCGGCGGCCCGCACCACGCCGTCGATGTCGCGCTGGACCATGGCGTCGTCCCCGGCCTTGAAGAGGCCGGCGGCCATCACCATGTCGATCTCGGTGGCGCCATTTGCGAGCGCGTCCTTTGCCTCCGACATCT
This genomic interval from Pseudomonadota bacterium contains the following:
- a CDS encoding Hsp20/alpha crystallin family protein, which translates into the protein MTKMQLWSPLGDLWDLQDEINRVFRGFGPRGSREKGEISAWAPAVDICEDKEAVRLTAELPGMRKEDVKINVEDGVLTIKGERRFSEETKKENYYRIERSYGAFSRSFTLPPTVESDRIKASMRDGVLEMQIPKKEEAKPKEVKIDIA
- the hemC gene encoding hydroxymethylbilane synthase produces the protein MKITIGTRSAKASLVCAKSVAGLLEAAGAGAELRPISAIGDSLDVGLAGQRGGEMFTRDLDEALQRGEIDLAVHDMSHVAAVLPANVSIAAVPQRLDPRDAFVSGKAKKLSALGAGARIGASGAVRAPQLIRMARGFEIVPVISDPEANLRAVGEGVVDGVIMSSAELARLGIDNVICEHLPADRLVPAIGQGALAVEVRSDRRELIGLVTRACHHPASGVTVKAERAFLKAMDRQDGAVYAASAEVVPSGLAIVGFIATADAAKFVMEKESGKIDGAGDLGRRLAEKLLKKFS
- a CDS encoding purine-nucleoside phosphorylase, yielding MDTESYFSRVEEAAAWLRGRASMSPRVVVVLSAGLGSFVGDMEGTSSISSSEIPHFPRAMAEGHEGRLVFGRMKGVPMVAVSGRFHCYEGHSPQSVVFPYFVLTNLGARILITTNAAGGVNRKFRAGDLMIVRDHINMMGINPLVGIAVQRRHDQFTSMNRAYDPALRDIALREARRIRMKLREGVYLAVMGPSYETKAEIAAFRRMGADAIGMSTVPEVIASNFLGLRVLSFSCIANPAADLHEGEMSHAEVLESMQRLSPRAVRLLEGIVAEAGR
- the deoC gene encoding deoxyribose-phosphate aldolase — protein: MDLAKYIDHTLLRPEATPAEAEALCREALKYRFKAVCLNPLYVALASGILKGSGVEVATVIGFPLGANTTVIKMSEAKDALANGATEIDMVMAAGLFKAGDDAMVQRDIDGVVRAAEGRTVKVILETCLLDREGIVRACLIALAAGASFVKTSTGFGSRGASIEDVRTMREAVGGKLGIKASGGIRTREQALAMIEAGATRIGTSAGATIVRGK